Part of the Candidatus Binataceae bacterium genome, ATCGCGGCCTTTCTCGCTTCGATTGAGGCGCTGAGCGTCGGGCAGTTCCGGCAGGCAATGCGCGGCGCGCAGTTCGGAATCATTATCGGCGCGCTCGGCGGCGGGCTTGGCCTGCTGATCGCGGAAGTGGCCTTCGATCTGTTTCACGGGCTGGTCGGGCGCGTCGTGGGCTGGGCGGTGCTGGGGCTGATCGTCGGGCTGGGGGTCGGCGGCGCGACGCGCTCGAGTGATCGGCGGCGCAACGGCGCGCTTGGCGGACTGCTGGGCGGGGCGATCGGCGGGCTGTGCTATGAAGAGGTCACGGCGGCGCTGCCGCAGACGCTCGGGCGGATGATCGCGATCATCGTGCTGGGCGCGCTAATCGGCTTTTTCATCGGCCTGGTCGGGGAGATCCTCAAGCGCGCGTGGCTGATGGTCGTGCGCAGCCAGAGCCGCAATGCGCTCGAGGGGCGCGAGTATCCGCTGCTCAAGGCGGTGACGGTTATCGGACGCGCCGAAGAGAGCGACATTGGGCTGTTCGGCGATCAGGCGGTGCGGGCTCATCATGCGGTTATCCGGCACGAAGGTCGCAGCTTCTACGTCAGCGCGACGGGCGGCGGGCAGGTGCTGGTGAATCGTGCGCCGGTCGGCGGGCGCTGCGAGCTCAAGAGCGGTGATCGCGTCGAGATCGGGGGAACATTGTTCTTGTTCCGCGAGCGCACGCAGGCCGCGCGCGGTTGAGCATCGGGACGTGCGGGCGCGGTGGCTCGGCGCGATCCTGCGGCTAAGCGCCGCGCTGTGCGTAATCGCCGCGGGATGCGCGTCGAATCAGGCGGCGAGTCCGCTCGCGGCAAACTCGGTGGAGAGCGTCCAGTACTTTCCGTTTCAGGTAAAGGGTTACGAGAATACGTATCCGAAGCGGCAGGTCGCGGTCGTGGCGGTGGTAGACGCGCGCGACTTCAAGGACGCCGGCGCGGGCGGCCACGAGCCTTTCGAGGGGCACCCGGCGATCGGGACGGTCTTCGCCGCGGATGGGCAGGTCGCGCAGCGGCTCTATGGGCCGGCGCTCGGCGATCTGTTCGCGGGGGCGATCGCGCAAGCGGGACAGGAGGCCGGGATGAGCGCGACGGTCTCGCCGACGCCGCTCAAGGCGGAGCTTGCGGCGCGCAAGGCCGACTACGTGATCAGCGCGAGGGTAAAGCGCTGCTGGGTCACAAAGCATCGCGGGCCGGACGGCTGGGCGGGCCCGTCGTGGCGCACGGAGGCGGTCGTCGCGCTCAGCGTCACGATCTACAAGCCGCCGTTCGAGGTGGCCTTCTGGCAGGGCGACAGCGCGTCGAGGTATGACGATCCGCCGGTGGGCGGCGGGGCCGGCGGGGACGAGACCGGGATTTACGATCAGCCGGGCGAAGTGCTGTCGGTGGCCCTGACGCGCGCGGTCGCCGGGCTGTTTCGACAAGACGATCTGCGCACGCTGATCGCGCAGGATCCGATAAAACCAAAATTCTGAACGCAGCCGGCAGACTTCCTTCGGCTTCGCTCAGGACAGGCTGCCTGCTCGCGGCGCTTTCGGCTTCGCCAGTGGTGCATTAAATTTGCGAGCGGTCGGCTTTCGCGACTTTCGCCGGTCGCATAGCCTTAAGTTATCCCCAAACTTGCTTGCCGGATCTGTCGATGAATGCTGAACCCATGCCCGCGCCGCGCGATGTTCCCTGTATCCTGACGATCTTTGGCGGGGCCGGCGACTTGAGTCACAAGAAGCTGCTGCCAGCGCTCTACAATCTATCGCTCGAAGGGGGTTTGCCGGAGCATTTTACGATCGTGGGCTTCTCGATGGAGAAGCTGGACGACGAGAGCTATCGCAAGTTTGCCAACGACGGGATTCAGCACTTTTCACGCCAGCCCTTGACCGACGAGGGCTGGAAACGCTTCGCGCCGATGCTGCATTTCGTCTCGGGCGGCTTCGACGACGCGGCCGCCTATGCGCGGTTAAAGGAGCGGCTCGGGCAGCTCGACGGTGAACACGGCACGGCCGGCAACCGGATTTTCTATTTTGCGGTGCCGCCGCAATTTATCGATA contains:
- a CDS encoding FHA domain-containing protein, translating into MAINVSREKLLFYAAAGGLGGLGAWGAAEPFLGIHNVYARDLVLGGLIGLFIAAFLASIEALSVGQFRQAMRGAQFGIIIGALGGGLGLLIAEVAFDLFHGLVGRVVGWAVLGLIVGLGVGGATRSSDRRRNGALGGLLGGAIGGLCYEEVTAALPQTLGRMIAIIVLGALIGFFIGLVGEILKRAWLMVVRSQSRNALEGREYPLLKAVTVIGRAEESDIGLFGDQAVRAHHAVIRHEGRSFYVSATGGGQVLVNRAPVGGRCELKSGDRVEIGGTLFLFRERTQAARG